The genomic DNA ATTTTTTGCAAAATATACAGGGGTTGGTCTACCTGCATAATTTTTTAACAAATCATCAAGCTCTTCTTTAAATCTTTTATCATTTTTTATTTTAAGAAATGCTTTTTCAAGTTCATCAAGAGCAGGTATAAGGGTTTCTGCAACAAACTGGCCACCAAACTCACCATAAAATAATTTTTCCATTTTCCACCTCTATATTTTCTCCTTCATCTCCCAAAACAACAATAACAAAACTACAGAGGGAAAACATTTTTCTCATTCTCGTGACACGTCCGGTGCCACTGCGAGGCAGGTTTCCCGAAAAATGTTTTTCCTCTGTGTACATGCAATCTATCTATTATCAACTTCTAATTAGTCAACTATAAATATTAAAAATTATTAAGATAATTTAGGCATATGAAAAACCTCTTTTTTTGTAAGCATGGCATAAAGTACACGCACAAGTTTGTTACACAATGCAATCATAGCTTTTCTATGAGGCATACCTTCCTCCTTCTTTTTCAAATAATACGCTCTAAAATACTCATTAAACTTCATAACACCACTTGCCATAAGATAAAGAATACGCCTAAGGGACCGGGATCCTTTTTTACTTATTCTGCCGTTACTATACATACTTCCGGATTGTTTAATAGCAGGATCTATCCCGGCATAGGCAGCAAGTTTACCTTTGTTGGCAAATCTGTTTATATCTTTAATTTCTGCAAGAAAATGGGCAGCGGTAATATCATTAATTCCTTTGATAGAAGTAATAATCTCCATATCATCTTTTTTGGAAGATTTTATTTTATCAATAAATTCCTTCGTAATATTATCAAGTCGGCTATTAAGAAATATGAGCATTTCAACATCTTCTTTGATGACAGTAGCCCAGATATCAGAGGAAATACCAATGGAGGATTTAGCAAGGGATATGAGCTTCTGAGGGGTAATATTTGACTTATGTGCAAACTTCAATTCATCAAGAATCTTTTGAATATCATCTTCATTAGCATTCCTGATGATTTCAGCTGTAGGCATATGTTTAAGGATATGCAAAATGGATTGAGTAAATACATTGGCATTTGCCACAAGTTCAGGAAATACTACAGTAAGATGCTGTTTAAGCTGAGTCTTAACTCTTGCAATCTGCTGAGTAATATGTTCTCTCATCCTGGCAAGTGCGATAATATCATTGGACTCAGGAAGAGCAAAATAATTGAAATGTTCAATATTCTTAGCTATAAATTTAGCAATGATAACAGCATCAATTTTATCGGTTTTGGTTTTTCTGAGAGTAACGGATTGGGCAAATTTTTTGATGAGAGCTGGATTAATAAGACAGACATCTTTCTTTTTGGATACAAGGGATGCTAAGAGGTTAATGTGATAGCTGCCAGTAGATTCAAGAGCAATGATAGAGGAGTCATACTTTTTAATCAAGTCATAGAAGCTGTTAAAACCATCAATGTCCATTTGAAATTCAGCTTCTTTGAGAAGTTCAAGCTTATTGTTAATAATAGCGCAATTAAACTTATCTTTGGAAACATCAACACCTATAAAGAAAGCAAATTTGTCATTTTTCATGTCAAACCTCACTTAAAATATTTTAGTCCCGAATCCAAACTCCCGTTTGACAGTGGCTTGATAGCCAAATCAACCAATAGGGACTTTCGGGACGGGGGACAGACTAAATATGAAGCTTTTAAGCTTATTCCCACTGTAGTCCTCTGTCCCATTCTTAATTCATTACATAATATAATTTTCTTATACAACAAAAAAACGTAGGAGTTGCCACTGAAAAGTGGCAACTAATTTATAATAATTGATTTATTTCAATATTTCTATAAAAATTCCCCCAGTTTCTGAATAATTTTTACAAAAAAAATGGGGGATGTAACCCTTTTTAAGTATTTATAAAATGCATTTCATAAAACGAAAACTAAAATCATAAAAAATTTTTTATTGAATAATTAGTTCTCACTTTTTAAGTGAGAACTAATTACTAAATTGGCAACGCCAGTTATTTTTCTGTCATTGCATTTTTACATGCTTCAATAAATCTTTTCATTTTATCATAGCTTTTAATCCCGGGAGACTCTTCAACTGATGAGGACACATCTACACCAAAAGGCTTAATCCTTTCTATCACGCTACGAACATTGTTTTCATCAAGACCACCTGAAAAAATCAGCTTCTCTCTATAATTGTATATCCAATCAGGTATATCCTCATCAAAAATACCTTTTCCCATACTTGCATCAAACATAAAATATTCATAATCTCTATGAGCTGGTTCAGCAGAAGAAGCATATATTAAGCCTTTAACTTTTCTGTATTCATAAATTTGCACATAATCAAAAAAATTAGCACAATCCTTCATGTCATCATAAGTGAGGCTCACACATACTGTGAGTATTTTCCCTTTTGCATAACTACTCAATTTTTTTGCGAAATCACTGGTCACATATCTTTTGCTTTTTGGATAAAGAACTACGCCAATAGCAGAAAAACCAAGCTCCACTGCCCAGTCAATCTGACAAAAATCTGTAATACCACAAACCTTTACAAACATGAATACCCCTCAGATAATTCCTTTAACAACTCTACAGGATTATCACTTTTCATCAAAGATGTACCCACAAGAAACATATCAGCCCCAGCCTCTTTAAATCTTTTTATATCTTCTTTAGTCTCAATTCCACTTTCAGCAATCTTGATATAATTACCCTTTATTTTGGACATCGTTTTCAACGCCTTTTCTTTATTCACCTTCAATGTGGTCAAATCTCTGCTATTGACTCCAAGAAATTTCACATCAAGGTCTTTTAACTTATAGAGCTCTTCATATTCGTGTATCTCCACAAGCACCTCAAGACCTAATTTCTTAGAATAATCAAACAATTTTTTTAGCTCATCACCTTCTAACATCGAAGCTATGAGCAAAATTACATCAGCTCCATACTCATAAGCCAAATCAATCTGAACCTCATCAACAATAAAATCTTTACAAAGAATGGGCAAATTTACCGCACTAGAAATTTCTTTTAAAAATTTGAAATCACCATTAAAATAATTTTTATCCGTAAGTACACTAATAGCTGCTGCACCACCTTTTTCATACAACTCAGCCTGTCTTTTTACATCCACCTTCTTTATTTCACCAAGTGACGGAGAAGCCTGCTTCACCTCAGCTATAATCCTTCTATCAGGAAGAAATCTTTCAAAAGGGATAACCTCTTTAACTCTTTTCTCAGTTCCTTTTTTAAGTTCTTTAACCTCAGCTTTTTTAAGCTCATAAATCTTTTTTAAAAACATTTTATACCTCAACAGCTGATAGCATTTTCATCTTATTGTAACATTCACCACTTTTTATTTTTTCATACGCTTTCAAATATCCACTCTTCAAATCTATATCTTCTAAAAGATGAAGAGCAAGGGCAGTATTGAGTGCAAAAAGTTTGGCCACGTTTTCATCTTCTCCAGTTATTCCATTAAGAAAAAGTCTCTTTGCTTCAACTTCATCCCTTACACAAGGCATATCAAAAGGCTCAAAAAACTCCTCAGGGTTAACGGTTAAGTGCTCGGCCACCCCATTAACAATCTTGTAGCAGATTGTCATATCCTTTGTTGAAACTTCGTCATATCCATCTTTTGATGAATAAACTATAAATTTCCTATTCTTAAACCTTGTTACTGCCTCAGCATAAACGCTCAATTTGGATGAATCCCCCACACCTATTATCTGATACTCTGGCTCTGCAGGATTTGCTAAAGGTCCAAGAAGATTAAAAATTGTGGGCACCATCAAATCCTTTCTTATTGGGGCAACATACTTCATTGCAGGATGAAAATTTGGTGCAAAAAGAAAAACAAAATTGTGGTTATCAAAAAACTTTTGAGCTTCATCAAGCGCCATTTTCACAGGGATACCAAAAGCTTCATAAATATTTGCAGAACCTACTCTACCACTTATAGCCACATTTCCATGCTTTACTACAGGATATCCCATGGACGAAAGTATAATAGCCACTGCTGATGACACATTCACACAACTTTTACCGTCACCACCAGTCCCACATGTATCAATACATCTTTGTTTGCTGTGTTCAAATCTAATTTTATATTTGTTTAATACTTTAGCCGCTGCAAAAATCTCATCAGCACTTTCCCCTCTCATTTTCATAGCTATTAATGCTCCACCTATCTGAGCATCACTTAAACTGCCAGTCATCATTGCATCAAAGAATAATAATGCTTCATTCTCAGTAAGTTTTTGCCCACTATATACTTTTTTGATTATTTCATTCATGTCACATCCTCCCTACATATTTTTATAAAATTATTAACAATTTGTAAGCCATACTCACTTTTGATAGATTCTGGATGAAACTGAACTCCATAGAGCTTTTCCTCATTAAACTCTATGGCCATAATTTCATTATCAGATAACGCCCTCGCACAGACAAACTGCTCACTTACTTCTATAGCCAGAGAATGGTAACGAACAGATTTAAATCTATCAGGTAACCCCTTCAAAATCCTTGAGTCATTAGTTTTAACTATCTCATCAATCTTCCCATGCATAATAGTCTTAGCACTGCGAATTATTCCGGTTTTATAATAGGCAATACACTGCATACCAAGACAGACGCCAAAGATAGGCTTTTTCCCGGCATATTCCTCAATATATTTCATTGAAAAACCAGAATTTTGAGGATTTGATGGCCCCGGCGAAATAATTATTCCTTCATAATTTGATGCATCTTTAAATTCATCATTTTTTATCACATCAAGATCAACACCTGCCTCTTTAAAAAGTGCAAAAAGGTTGTAAGTAAAAGAATCGTAATTATCTACCAGTAAAAACATGACCACTCTCCATATTTTTTGTTACTTCTATTGCTTTGAACAAAGCCCCCAACTTGTTTTCTACCTCGTAAAATTCCTTTTTAGGCACACTGTCATACACAATACCTGCTCCCGCCCTCAATACCATTTTCCCTTTCAGGAAAGCAGCACTTCTGATGGTAATGCACGTGTCCATATCCCCTGCAAAAGAGAAATATCCAGCACATCCTGCATAAAACCCCCTTGCACTCCTTTCATACTCATCTATCAACTCCATAGCTCTCACCTTTGGAGCACCTGAAACTGTGCCAGCAGGAAACGTTCTGATAAATAAATCCAGATTGCTTATTTCTTTCTTTTTCACTCCCTCCACTTCTGAAACTATATGCACCACATGGGAATATACCTCAGGGATAAAAGCAGAATTAACTTTTACCGTTTCCGGATAACAACCGCTATAAAGATCATTTCTTGCAAGATCCAAAAGCATAAGGTGTTCTGAAATTTCTTTTTCATCATTTAAAAGACTATTTTTTACAGACTCTATATCTTTTTCCACAGGATAAGTGCCTGCAATGGGTTTTAAAATTGCTTTATTATCTTTGATTTTTAGATGAATTTCTGGGGATGAACCACATACAATGTAATCTTCAAATTTAAAGAAAAACATGTACGGCGAAGGGTTTATATTGCGTAACGCTCTGTAAAAATTAATGGGATTTATAAACCCTTCTACTTCATATTTATTTGATATAACAACCTGTATTGCTTCACCATTAATTATTTCTCTCTTCACTTTCTCCACAATTTCTATGAAATCTTCCTTATCAAAATCCTTTTTTATAGAGATAATTTCATCTGAGTTTGACAGGTCAAAGTTTACCCTGTGAAGCTCATCCACCATTTCAATGGTTCTACCCAGTCCCATTCGGTAAGCTTCTTCCAGATCTAAATCTGTCTTTACCACTGAAACAGCATAAAATTTATTTAAATGATTATCAAAAACGTAAAACTCATTTATCAATGCCAATCCCATAAGTAACTCATCAGGTTCTTTTATCCTCTTACGCAAAATTCCCATGTAATTTGCCATTTCATATCCAAAAAAACCTACATAACCACCGCAGAAATCTCCTATATTTTCATCTCTCATCCCATTAAATGCATTCATCTCATAATTTAGGTAATCAATGGGATTTAAAAGAATCTCACTTTTTTTACCATTTGCAACTTCAATAAGTTTCCCCTTTTGAAACAGTAACACTTTTTCAGGCCTTTTTGCAAAATATGTGAATCTTGAAAAACTCTTATCAATGTTCGCACTTTCTAAGAGATATAAAAATTTCTCATTGGAAAAATTTCTAAGAAGCGAAATGGGAGTATAAATATCTCCCACAATTTCCCTGACAATGGGAATATGAGTGTATTTTTCTGACAATTTATTAAATTCATCAAAAGTAATGTTTATCATTTCAACCTCCAGTTTTCAAAAAAAAAGGCCGTGAGATTTTTCATCCCACGGCCCTTAAAGTCTGTATACCAAAAAGGGCCGTGTGGCTGTCCACCACACGGCCCTTTTAATCGCACATCTATGGTGAACAGCCTACTTATCCAATGCTGTCCACCACCAAGCTTTAAAATTTGATGTCAAATTAGCGTTAAAAAATATTGAACTCATCATATGTAAAATATAACAACATACTTTTCATTTGTAAAGGACTTTTTTATTTTGAGCACCCCAAAATCTACAAAATTACGCAAAAACAATACATTGGAAATACATTATAACAACTCAACGCGCTTATACTGAAAAAATTATTATGTAGATTGCTTCGTCGCTAGCGCTCTTCGCAAAAACTTAATACTTAATGCTTAGTGCTAACGTCGAACTTTGAACCTTGAACTGTTTATATTTCCCTATTTCACTATCTCTTCACAAAAAACGGTGTAACTCCAGTTTTTTATACAATCGTCTCAAAATGCCCTAAAGATGATATCAACTTTGAATCGAAATCAAACTCTTTTTCTATTTCTTCCACTTTAAGTTCTTTCCAGTTTAATCTAACATTTTCAATATTTATCTGATTTATCAATTCTTTAAACCTACTTTCCGTAAATATAGTACCTGTTATTTCTCCTTGAAATTCTCTTAGTTTAACCATTATTGTCCCAAGTTTGGAAAAAGTTGTTTTTATCGTAATATAAAAACCTTCTCTACTTTTTTTTATTTTAATCTCTCCATCCTTTATGCCATACTCCACTGATTTAAAGGGCAAAAAAATCTCCCCATGCATTAAAAGATTTACCTGTAACTTCAAAAACATATCTTTTAAGTTACTATTATCTTTATAAATAAGCCCCTTCACATCGTTAGACACATCCTCACCATCAGCAATCTTCTTTTCAAAAAACAAACCGCTATCCTTTATTAATTTCATTATCTCTTCTTTGTCTAACTTTTTTAAATCAAAGTGAGTAAAAGATCTTAGAAATTTAAAAATCTCATCTTTACTAAATTTTACAGCAATCTTTTTTAAAAAAATTGCGTCAAGATTTTGAACCGGCTCTTTTACAGTTTTCAGCTCTAAAAATGGTTCTGTTTTTATAACTTCAGCTTTAAATTTAGATAAAGTAATCTCAGAATTAATCATAGCTTTTAAAAGTTTCCCTTTAATACTTACTACAAACCGGTTTTTATCAATTAATCTTATTACTTTTACATTTACTACTTCACCTTTTTTCAACGGAGGTAGTTCTTTACTGAGAATATGTGAAAGATTACTGTTCTCAATTTTCATAGAGCAATTTTAAAACAAGATTAACTTCTGTAACAGATATATTTAAATCTTTGGCAATTTCTGAAACGTTTTTACCACTTTTATAAAGAGCTATAATTTGAGATTTCAAATCCTTTTCTGACGGAACAGATGAGGAAATTGCCTCAAGCCTGTTTATTTTTGCATCAATTAGATCCACAAGATCTTCAAGCAAAGCTTCCTTTTCTCTAAGATTATTATCGATTTGTTCTGAAACCCTCTCACTCTCCACTAGTAATTCTTTCAAGTCATTAACAATGATCTGCACATCCTCATAGGATATATCAATTAGTTTTTTTTCGATAGATTTTAATTTTACTAACAAAATAAAAATAAAAATATATAAAATACCTATCAATAAAAAAGCGATTATTAAAATCAAACTATAATTCACTTATTACCTCATCAGCTTTGCAATGCTTTTTTTATAAGTTCTCTATCCTTTTCAAAAACAAATTTTATTATATCTTCTCTCAATTCATAATCTATATATTTAAACTCGACCCCGTATATATACCCTTTAGGTGTTTTAAATTCTGTAACTATCTTACCTAAGGCATAAAACTTAACCCTATTCATCGCCTCTCTTATATCACCTTCAATATATAAATACAAATCTTTATTGATTTGCTCTGGTGAGAAAAAACTTAAACCGCCACCGCTGATATCAATTGCATCAACCAACATGAAATCTAAGTCCACCTCTTTGTCCCCTACCATCTCAAGAATAGCATCCAGCTTTAAATCAATTTCTAATAAAAATCTCAGAACATATTGCATGTTAGTAGTTTCTTTTTGGATTATATTTTTTATTTTATTTGACATTGTTGTTTTTGCCTGAATACTCTTTCTATCTATTAACCTCTTAAATTCACTCACTGAATCCATGTCAATCAATTTAATATAGTAATTACCTTTATAATCTATACGATAATGCTCCCTTTTTAATCCTTTTTCTATTTTTGAGGTTATTTTAAAGTAATATATATCTTTATCTTTTCTCGTATACTCTACATCAGCTCCAACCAAAACATCCCCTTCATACCACAATGCATTAATTTTCAATGAATCCATAAATAAATCTTCACTTAAGCTGTTTGATTTTATACCAAAATTTCTTTCATCCACAAACATAGCATAAACTGTTTTTACATCTTCTGGTTGATAAACCTTTAAAATAACTTTATTCATACCTAACCCTCTGTATCTATTATTTTGCCCACTTCTTCTTCTATAATAAATTTTCTTTTTTTACTCATCACTTTTTTATCACTAGACTTACCTTTCATAAACTTATTTACTCTCTTTCTACTATCAATTACGGGCATTTCAATCTTTTTAATATTCGTAATAACCGATAAATTAACCAGATTACCTTCTATGAATTCTTTAGAAACAAAACCATATTTATTAAAACTACTCTTATCAAGAACATCCTGAACTTTTTCAGGAAAACTTATCTTCCCTATTACATGTTGCAAGTCTTTTGGCCCTATCCCATTCTTCTCTCACTTGTTTTTTATGTACACAATACCAGTTCTAAAATTATTCATCTCAAATTTATCACTGAGTCTATTCATTGTCTCAGAATGTCCTAAAAATAAATAGCCTGGATTATTTAATGAGTTATAAAAATGCTCTATCACCTTTTTTTTCGTCTCTACATCAAAATATATCAGTACATTTCTACAAAAGATGACATCACATTTACCTATTTTCAAATAAAGGGCTCTTTCAGTTATATTCCCTTGCATAAATCTAACCATACGCTTAATTTCATTGGATAAATAGTAATTAAATCCATCTTTTTTAAAATACTTTGCAATAATCTTTGGATCCACTCCTCTAAATGATACAGAACGAAAAATACCTTCTTGTGCAGTCCTAACAACGTCAGTATTTATATCTACCCCAATAATATCAAATCTCGCTTTTGTATCTAGCATCTTTTCTTTTAACGCCATTGCAATACTATAAGGTTCTTCTCCAGTGGAACAAGCAGCTGATAAGATTTTAAAGCTTCTCTTTCCTTTTTGAATTTCTGAAGGAATGACCTTACCAACTAGATAATCTATTTGCCCTTTTTCTCTAAAAAAATATGTTTCATTAATTGTTACTAAATTTATTAACCTCTCTAGTTCACCCTTCCCTCTTGAATTATATTTAAGATAATAAATATAATCCTTAAAAGAAGTGAAGTTATGCTCATGAAGTAATCTAGATAATCTATTTTCCAATAAATATTTCTTGTTTTGAGTGAAAAAAATACCTGAATGTTTATAAATTAATTCTGCAAGTTCAAAAAACTCATCATCTTTAATTTTTATTATTCCAGAATTAATCATAACTCTCCCAATAATGAATATATTTTTTCTTTTACAAATTTGTTACTTTCACCTTTTAAATGCTCATTTAAAATATTTTCTAAATCTGCAATATTGATCTTCCCAAGAACTTCTACTGCCTTGTATCTAACTAACCAACTTTCATCTTTCAAACACTCTAGTGCTATATCTTTAACTTTATCTCCTAAAACCAAATAAAGTGAGTTAAGAGCTTCTTTTCTAATATCCTCATTTTTTTCAGAAAGTGCCTGATATAAAAAATCTGCACAGTCAGCACCTATTTTTCCAAGAGCCTCAATAATAGCCAATTTCACATTTTCAGCTACACTATGATAAACCTTCATTAAATAATCTGCACAACTCTTATCCTTGCACAATTCTCCCACAGCTTTGGTAGAAAAATATCCTACCATACTATCAGAATCTGTAACTTTCTTTAAAATATCTTCTATTTTCGATACAGCATTTATCCTCACTAATGATGAAGCAGCAGTCTCTCTAACAATATTAGAATTATGAGATAGATAGTTAATCAAAATATCTTCCACTTCCTTTTTATTAAAAAAGGAAAGCATTTTTATAATATAGGCAATAAGTAGTTCATTCTTTTCTGTTTCTAACTCCCTTTTAACAATTTTATAACATTTATCATCATTTATTAGGGTAAGCGCCTGAATCACTATCTTTTTCAATCTCTCATCTTTTCTTTCCAGTAGCTCAGCTAATCTTTCAGCATCATCTTCTTCTGCTAACAAAGCAATTGTAGCAGCTGCAGCCTCAGCCACATCCACAAACTCACTGTTTAAGAAAG from Deferribacter autotrophicus includes the following:
- a CDS encoding IS110 family transposase; protein product: MKNDKFAFFIGVDVSKDKFNCAIINNKLELLKEAEFQMDIDGFNSFYDLIKKYDSSIIALESTGSYHINLLASLVSKKKDVCLINPALIKKFAQSVTLRKTKTDKIDAVIIAKFIAKNIEHFNYFALPESNDIIALARMREHITQQIARVKTQLKQHLTVVFPELVANANVFTQSILHILKHMPTAEIIRNANEDDIQKILDELKFAHKSNITPQKLISLAKSSIGISSDIWATVIKEDVEMLIFLNSRLDNITKEFIDKIKSSKKDDMEIITSIKGINDITAAHFLAEIKDINRFANKGKLAAYAGIDPAIKQSGSMYSNGRISKKGSRSLRRILYLMASGVMKFNEYFRAYYLKKKEEGMPHRKAMIALCNKLVRVLYAMLTKKEVFHMPKLS
- a CDS encoding phosphoribosylanthranilate isomerase; the protein is MFVKVCGITDFCQIDWAVELGFSAIGVVLYPKSKRYVTSDFAKKLSSYAKGKILTVCVSLTYDDMKDCANFFDYVQIYEYRKVKGLIYASSAEPAHRDYEYFMFDASMGKGIFDEDIPDWIYNYREKLIFSGGLDENNVRSVIERIKPFGVDVSSSVEESPGIKSYDKMKRFIEACKNAMTEK
- a CDS encoding indole-3-glycerol phosphate synthase TrpC, producing the protein MFLKKIYELKKAEVKELKKGTEKRVKEVIPFERFLPDRRIIAEVKQASPSLGEIKKVDVKRQAELYEKGGAAAISVLTDKNYFNGDFKFLKEISSAVNLPILCKDFIVDEVQIDLAYEYGADVILLIASMLEGDELKKLFDYSKKLGLEVLVEIHEYEELYKLKDLDVKFLGVNSRDLTTLKVNKEKALKTMSKIKGNYIKIAESGIETKEDIKRFKEAGADMFLVGTSLMKSDNPVELLKELSEGYSCL
- the trpD gene encoding anthranilate phosphoribosyltransferase; this encodes MNEIIKKVYSGQKLTENEALLFFDAMMTGSLSDAQIGGALIAMKMRGESADEIFAAAKVLNKYKIRFEHSKQRCIDTCGTGGDGKSCVNVSSAVAIILSSMGYPVVKHGNVAISGRVGSANIYEAFGIPVKMALDEAQKFFDNHNFVFLFAPNFHPAMKYVAPIRKDLMVPTIFNLLGPLANPAEPEYQIIGVGDSSKLSVYAEAVTRFKNRKFIVYSSKDGYDEVSTKDMTICYKIVNGVAEHLTVNPEEFFEPFDMPCVRDEVEAKRLFLNGITGEDENVAKLFALNTALALHLLEDIDLKSGYLKAYEKIKSGECYNKMKMLSAVEV
- a CDS encoding anthranilate synthase component II, with translation MFLLVDNYDSFTYNLFALFKEAGVDLDVIKNDEFKDASNYEGIIISPGPSNPQNSGFSMKYIEEYAGKKPIFGVCLGMQCIAYYKTGIIRSAKTIMHGKIDEIVKTNDSRILKGLPDRFKSVRYHSLAIEVSEQFVCARALSDNEIMAIEFNEEKLYGVQFHPESIKSEYGLQIVNNFIKICREDVT
- a CDS encoding anthranilate synthase component I family protein, giving the protein MINITFDEFNKLSEKYTHIPIVREIVGDIYTPISLLRNFSNEKFLYLLESANIDKSFSRFTYFAKRPEKVLLFQKGKLIEVANGKKSEILLNPIDYLNYEMNAFNGMRDENIGDFCGGYVGFFGYEMANYMGILRKRIKEPDELLMGLALINEFYVFDNHLNKFYAVSVVKTDLDLEEAYRMGLGRTIEMVDELHRVNFDLSNSDEIISIKKDFDKEDFIEIVEKVKREIINGEAIQVVISNKYEVEGFINPINFYRALRNINPSPYMFFFKFEDYIVCGSSPEIHLKIKDNKAILKPIAGTYPVEKDIESVKNSLLNDEKEISEHLMLLDLARNDLYSGCYPETVKVNSAFIPEVYSHVVHIVSEVEGVKKKEISNLDLFIRTFPAGTVSGAPKVRAMELIDEYERSARGFYAGCAGYFSFAGDMDTCITIRSAAFLKGKMVLRAGAGIVYDSVPKKEFYEVENKLGALFKAIEVTKNMESGHVFTGR
- a CDS encoding DUF6115 domain-containing protein; this encodes MNYSLILIIAFLLIGILYIFIFILLVKLKSIEKKLIDISYEDVQIIVNDLKELLVESERVSEQIDNNLREKEALLEDLVDLIDAKINRLEAISSSVPSEKDLKSQIIALYKSGKNVSEIAKDLNISVTEVNLVLKLLYEN
- a CDS encoding PilZ domain-containing protein codes for the protein MNKVILKVYQPEDVKTVYAMFVDERNFGIKSNSLSEDLFMDSLKINALWYEGDVLVGADVEYTRKDKDIYYFKITSKIEKGLKREHYRIDYKGNYYIKLIDMDSVSEFKRLIDRKSIQAKTTMSNKIKNIIQKETTNMQYVLRFLLEIDLKLDAILEMVGDKEVDLDFMLVDAIDISGGGLSFFSPEQINKDLYLYIEGDIREAMNRVKFYALGKIVTEFKTPKGYIYGVEFKYIDYELREDIIKFVFEKDRELIKKALQS
- a CDS encoding CheR family methyltransferase, translating into MINSGIIKIKDDEFFELAELIYKHSGIFFTQNKKYLLENRLSRLLHEHNFTSFKDYIYYLKYNSRGKGELERLINLVTINETYFFREKGQIDYLVGKVIPSEIQKGKRSFKILSAACSTGEEPYSIAMALKEKMLDTKARFDIIGVDINTDVVRTAQEGIFRSVSFRGVDPKIIAKYFKKDGFNYYLSNEIKRMVRFMQGNITERALYLKIGKCDVIFCRNVLIYFDVETKKKVIEHFYNSLNNPGYLFLGHSETMNRLSDKFEMNNFRTGIVYIKNK
- a CDS encoding HEAT repeat domain-containing protein codes for the protein MSYRWDKKGDVLKVILSPNITSNDFKNIVEELKSFDDIREVRLDLKSCEYIQSKVLTGFVQLNKFCKERSLNLILVNVNESIVQLLELTNLYSIFKIERDFTSYTPEELISFFEDVELADKVSDFIAENYNDNYKSLMKSLIKSDDPILKEYAILTVGKAHDYDFLEDVRAALQDEVGNVVKAAITVLGWFQDFESKEKIYPFLNSEFVDVAEAAAATIALLAEEDDAERLAELLERKDERLKKIVIQALTLINDDKCYKIVKRELETEKNELLIAYIIKMLSFFNKKEVEDILINYLSHNSNIVRETAASSLVRINAVSKIEDILKKVTDSDSMVGYFSTKAVGELCKDKSCADYLMKVYHSVAENVKLAIIEALGKIGADCADFLYQALSEKNEDIRKEALNSLYLVLGDKVKDIALECLKDESWLVRYKAVEVLGKINIADLENILNEHLKGESNKFVKEKIYSLLGEL